One candidate division WOR-3 bacterium DNA segment encodes these proteins:
- a CDS encoding class I SAM-dependent methyltransferase, producing MKRKTPWFENDAFWAVFRPSMFGEERWQMAAKDAEPLARLLHLERGASVLDLCCGPGRFSIELARRGFGVTGVDRTALFLNEARRRARQQKLDVEFVRSDMRRFVRPRAYDACINMYTSFGYFENPADDLKVCRHVLQSLRPGGRFLIQAAGKEWLARHFQPSDWREMAGTFVLEERKVAPGWTGLENRWVLIQNGKVMEFRFFLRVYSGVELRDLLRRAGFARVDIHGGLNAEPYDHNSRWLVAVGSKGR from the coding sequence ATGAAGCGCAAGACGCCCTGGTTCGAGAACGACGCCTTTTGGGCTGTGTTCCGGCCATCGATGTTCGGTGAGGAGCGATGGCAGATGGCGGCAAAGGACGCGGAGCCCCTCGCGAGGCTGTTGCACCTTGAACGCGGGGCGAGCGTGCTCGACCTCTGCTGCGGGCCGGGCCGCTTCAGTATCGAGCTGGCGCGGCGCGGGTTCGGTGTAACCGGCGTGGACCGTACGGCCCTGTTCCTGAACGAGGCCCGCAGGCGAGCAAGGCAGCAGAAGCTCGACGTGGAGTTCGTGCGGTCCGACATGAGGCGGTTCGTGCGTCCGCGCGCCTACGACGCCTGCATCAACATGTACACCTCGTTCGGATACTTCGAGAACCCGGCTGATGACCTGAAGGTCTGCCGGCACGTGCTGCAGTCGTTGCGGCCCGGTGGCCGATTCCTGATTCAGGCGGCCGGCAAAGAGTGGTTGGCTCGTCACTTTCAGCCGAGTGACTGGCGCGAGATGGCTGGTACCTTCGTTCTGGAGGAACGGAAGGTCGCGCCCGGCTGGACCGGACTCGAGAATCGCTGGGTCCTGATTCAGAATGGCAAGGTTATGGAGTTCCGGTTCTTCCTGCGCGTGTACTCAGGAGTCGAACTGCGCGATCTGCTCAGGCGTGCCGGGTTCGCGCGGGTGGATATCCACGGCGGGCTCAACGCAGAGCCGTATGACCACAATTCGCGCTGGCTGGTCGCGGTCGGCAGCAAGGGAAGGTGA
- the argF gene encoding ornithine carbamoyltransferase — translation MKKDLTSINDLSKAEILSLLAKSIELKQSLKTQPRLDLAPGTMGALIFEKPSLRTRVTFERAMVDLGGSAIYLGPSDIGLGKRETVPDVARNLSRWVNCIIARVFEHSKITELAANASVPVVNALCNEEHPCQILADLLTVHEHRGSLEGATICWTGDGNNVCNSLMLACGLVGINLRVATPKGFEPPQAVTNRALEYAKESGASIVLTYDPKVGARDADYIYTDVWASMGQEAEMEQRKQIFRPYQLNRELMAQAKPGARVLHCLPAHRGEEISADVLDGPQSSTVLDQAENRLHAQRALLAVLLTRR, via the coding sequence ATGAAAAAAGACCTGACCTCGATTAACGACCTGTCCAAGGCCGAGATCCTGAGCCTGCTCGCGAAGTCAATCGAATTGAAGCAGTCGCTCAAGACGCAGCCCCGCCTCGACCTGGCGCCCGGCACCATGGGGGCGCTGATTTTCGAAAAGCCCTCCCTGCGCACGCGGGTGACTTTTGAACGGGCGATGGTTGACCTGGGAGGTTCTGCCATCTACCTCGGGCCTTCCGACATCGGGCTGGGAAAGCGCGAGACCGTGCCGGACGTTGCGCGCAACCTGTCCCGCTGGGTGAACTGCATCATCGCCCGGGTGTTCGAACATTCCAAGATCACCGAGCTGGCCGCGAACGCGTCGGTCCCGGTCGTCAATGCCCTGTGCAACGAGGAGCACCCCTGCCAGATTCTCGCCGACCTGCTGACCGTGCACGAACACCGCGGCAGCCTCGAAGGTGCGACCATCTGCTGGACCGGGGACGGCAACAACGTCTGCAACTCCCTGATGCTTGCCTGCGGCCTGGTCGGCATCAACCTCCGCGTGGCCACGCCCAAGGGATTCGAACCGCCCCAGGCGGTCACCAACCGCGCCCTCGAATACGCAAAGGAAAGCGGTGCCAGCATCGTCCTGACCTATGATCCGAAGGTCGGGGCCAGGGACGCGGACTACATCTACACCGATGTCTGGGCGTCCATGGGTCAAGAGGCCGAGATGGAACAGCGCAAGCAGATTTTCCGACCCTACCAGCTCAATCGGGAACTGATGGCACAGGCCAAGCCCGGCGCCAGGGTACTCCATTGCCTTCCCGCCCACCGCGGCGAGGAGATCTCGGCCGACGTGCTCGACGGCCCGCAGTCGTCAACTGTTCTCGACCAGGCCGAGAACCGGCTGCACGCCCAGCGCGCCCTGCTCGCCGTGCTGCTGACCCGCCGATAG
- a CDS encoding methyltransferase domain-containing protein, translated as MGRRAPWFEDDQFWKMYERAMFPQQRIDAAREQAGQLVARLGLKPGQAVLDLCCGPGRFSLELARRGYRVTGVDRTRSYLAEARRAARREKLEVEFVQEDMRRFMRPRAFDAVINVFPSFGYFRRQSDDLRVCRNVHRSMQPGGRFLIETLGKEGLARRYQCRDWQEVGGELVLHEVVPVDGWSALEQRRILVRKGRTYEFRLWMRLYSAAELRGLLERAGFRSVRMYGGYDGSPYDSEARRLVVVGRK; from the coding sequence ATGGGCAGGCGGGCGCCGTGGTTCGAGGACGACCAGTTCTGGAAGATGTACGAACGGGCGATGTTCCCGCAGCAGCGCATCGACGCCGCCCGCGAGCAGGCGGGTCAGCTCGTCGCCCGGCTCGGGCTCAAGCCCGGGCAGGCGGTTCTCGACCTCTGCTGCGGGCCGGGCCGGTTCAGTCTCGAGCTTGCCCGGCGCGGGTACAGAGTCACCGGCGTTGACCGGACGCGCTCCTACCTTGCGGAGGCGCGGCGGGCAGCCCGGCGCGAGAAGCTCGAAGTCGAGTTCGTGCAGGAGGACATGCGCCGATTCATGCGGCCGCGTGCCTTTGACGCCGTCATCAACGTCTTTCCCTCCTTCGGCTACTTCCGGAGGCAGAGCGATGACCTGCGGGTCTGCCGCAACGTCCACCGGTCGATGCAGCCGGGCGGCAGGTTCCTAATCGAGACGCTCGGCAAGGAAGGCCTGGCGCGGAGATACCAGTGCCGCGACTGGCAGGAAGTCGGTGGTGAACTGGTGTTGCACGAAGTGGTACCGGTCGACGGCTGGAGCGCGCTGGAGCAGCGGCGGATTCTCGTCCGCAAGGGCAGGACGTACGAATTCCGGCTGTGGATGAGGCTCTACTCGGCGGCAGAACTGCGCGGGTTGCTGGAGCGGGCCGGGTTCAGGAGCGTCAGGATGTACGGCGGGTATGACGGCTCGCCCTACGACAGCGAAGCGCGGAGGCTGGTAGTCGTTGGACGCAAGTGA